CCATCGTTGAGGAGAACACTGATGGTACGTGGTCAGGGCTGCCTTCCCCATCTCATGATTGTGTAGGTGGTATTGAGGCTGATGTTCTGCTACACAAGATCTCTGAATCTCCAAACCCATTCTCTTTAAaggcagaaacacagaaagctgGGCCAAAGACCTGAAAATGGACCAATTTGAGTTGTTGTGCACTGACGGGCAGCGGGCAAATGTAATGGATTACAGGAGATGCAACCTGGCCAAAGTCCCTACCCATGCTGTGATGACACGTCCTGAGAAAGCACAACAAGTCCGTGAGATGCTGGAGAACCAGGAGGTTTGTAGTGCtgagagcagaagaaaatgtgtggGGTTGCTCTGATTTTCCCCAAGTCAGCATAAGGGGAAGCTTTTACTTCACTGTGGGGTGACAGCCTTGTCCCTTGGCCTTCCCCTTCCTCCATCCTCCTTTCTCCATCCCTTGCCAAGTGTTCTTTCTCCTCTGTCACCTTTGCAAACACACCTTTAGGTAGCAGTGGGATTGCAGTTGTTGCTGCTGTCACACTATACTTGTGTGACATGAGTTTATCACTTcctttccagcctctgctcttGCTGGGGTGTTTCAGAAACTCCTTTGTGGTGCCTGATCTGTGCCACAGCTGGGTCAGGCTCAGCCCGAACAGCAgcctccctgcacacacacagtcCTACAGCTACTGGACTGACCAGAGCCAGGCTAAAGCATCTCTGTTTCTCCCTGCAAACATTAATGTCAGCTCCACCATCAGGGTCTGGTGAGAGGTGCTTGGGGCCTTTTGCTTCTGCTCATGGTTAAGTTACAGAACCTGCTGGCAGCATCAGGGACGTGttaaaatgggggaaaaatgtGCCTGTTAGTGAGTGATCCCTCCTCTAAGCATACGGACAGAAGGTTCTGTCCTAAATTTCTGGAGCCTGGCTTGGTGGTGAAGAACCAGGAACAAGAAGCAGGCCAGCTTTCTACTTCTCTCCTCTTCATGCCTTTATTTCAGAGGCTGTTTGGAGCAAAAGGATCCAGGAATAAGGATTTCAATATGTTTGCATATGAATCCAAGGATCTTCTGTTTAAAGACCGGACAAAGTGCCTGATCAAGCTCCGCGATGGAATATCGTACAAGGAATTCCTTGGAGATAAATACTATGCTTCACTTGCCAGCCTCAACACCTGCAACCCATCAGGTAACTGGAACAGCCCCAGAGGAAGTCCTGAATTGCAGGCATGAGCAGTTTATCCTGGAACTGTCCATTCAATGCCTTTAAAGGAAGAAGATGCCAATACTCTTTTCTCAAAGTTCCTTGGGGGAACTGAGAACAGACTTAAAATCTGCTGCTTTGGCAGCAAAGTGAATAAAAGACTTTTCCTCCCCTTTAGAAAATATGGACTTTGAGAAATGGCACAGAGAACCCCCCTGGACCCATCAGTGTGGGATTTGTGGTTAAAGCTCTTTTAACATTGTTGTGACATTGTTGGCATGGCTGGGTGTGTGCTGGTGGTTTAAAAGCAGGATCTGAACTTCTCCCCgtcctttctctttccagatCTTCTCCAGGTGTGCACCTTCCTTGAGGACAAGTAGTGAGACGGGAAAGATCCTCGAAGTGGGGGAGAAAGCCTCAAGCCATGACTCCTCTCGTGCCCTCAGCACCGAACACTGACCCGCGGAGGGCCCTCTGCCTTCACCGTTTTCTCTGCCCTCCCTCATCACTCTAAAAGTAGCTCTTTGACACTTTACAATTCTCTGCTGCTagcacagcaaaaaataaaatctcaaatcCAAGTGGGTGTCCTGAGATTTTTCCAAGTGGTCCTTAAGCCCATTCCTTCCTCAGTGCCTCTCACCACAGGACAGTGACAGATATCAGGAGGGCTGATGTCACTTCCTGCTGCCTCTTAGGGAAATTTCTTGCACCATTTGCTGAAGCAAAATGGATTGAATATACCCTGGAGCCTAATTAATAGATGCTCTGTACTCTCTGTGATTTTGCTTTGCCCCGATAATCCCATTGCCTTCTGGCAGGTGATGGTTTCCCAGTGTGGTTGGGACACAGGAAGAGTGTTTGTGTCAGGGAAGCTGAAGGCcgaaaaaggaataaaaaccaCTCCAAAATAATACAGTGGGAGGTGTGAACAGAAACTGCTGTGGCTCAGATCTCAGCTGGCTGGGTCCAAGTCCCTTCCACCAGGCAGGACTCACTGAGCACATACATGTATTGATGGGGAGAGTTCAGGCTTAGGtttcctttctggaaaaatataggatttgtgtttgtttcGGTAGTCTGTCTGATTTTGTGCTGCTGACCTGAAAACAAACATGTAGTTTGTTTTGCCCAATTCTGAGccacagtgaaaataaaaaggtgagGCAAAAAGGGCTGCTGAAGCTCTCTGCTCCAGAGGAACAGCCTGGGCTCATCCAGGGTGTCCCAGTCCTGCTGTCAAGGCAGGcgtggaggagctgctgagagaaCAAAGTGCCTggctttgaatattttcatgatttttgGATGCATGTGGTAAGTGTGGTGAGAAGTCCACCAGCCTGGCTGAAAATCCCCCTGGATGGCAGAAATGCAGAGTGTGACAGGAAAGGATGAAATGTAATTCCTCAATTTATGTAGGATGAATACACTGGGAGTTTTTTAAACCCAATCTTCAAAACTAGCAAAGAAAGAACCAGTGCCTCTAACAGGCTGTTTCTACAACTCAGTATGGCTACAGTTCGAAAACTTTCCCCCCAGAAAGCTGCACCATCTGCATTTCATGCCAGGTGTAAGCCCTTGTCCCATAAGTAGAAGGCATGGATAAAAGGAACCTCACTAGAGGATCACTCAAGCTGGAAAGGACCGATCTCCTCAAGGAAAGGGATCAACCAGGGTGCTCAGGGCTTGACTTCAATGATGACaactccacaacctccctgaggctgtcctgctcctggcagcccccAAAGGAGAACATTTCTCTCATATCCACTCAGAACTTGTGTAGTTACAATATGTTCCTGTTACTCCTCACCCTGCACCACTGTGGGAAGCCTGGCTCTGCTTCCTGAGGCCTGGTACAAACAGCCTTATCTTCCTGGGACAAAACAGCTCAATGGAATGCTCAGGGTGTGGGGCAAgagtggctggagagctggggaaggccaTAGAGGTGTTGGTGACAGCGGCTGGACAtgagcccaggtgtgcccaggtgggcaggAGGCCACTGGCccctgggctgccccagccATGGTGTGTCCAGCAggcccagggcagtgactgtccctctgtgctggcaccTGTGAGGCACCTCCAGTCCTGAGGACAGTTCTGGGCCCATCAGTTCAGAAgattgaggggctggagcgtgtccagctggggaaggggctggaacagctgagggagctgggggagctcagcctggagaaaaggaggctcagggggcccttctgggtgtgcacaactccctgacaggaggggacagctgggatggggtcaggctctgttcccagggaacaggaacaggacaaagggaaaggacctcaagctgtgccaggcagggtTCAGGTTTGGACAGGTTGGAAAtttttgggaaaatttctttccagaataAGCTGTTCAGCCCTGGCACATCTGCCTGGGACTTTAAAGCCCTGTGTGTATGGAAGTTcgggacatggcttagtggtggCCTTGACAGCGCTGGGGTCagacagcttttccagcctcaacCATTCCATGTTTCTCCAGGCTCCCCCAACGAGTCCCAGCCTCTCACTGAGAACTACAGCTCCCATGAGCCCTCGCGCCCCGCCCTTCCCGGCGTGCCGCGCGGCCGGAAGCGGAAGTGTGGCGTGGCCACGTGTGCGGGCCATGGCGGGCGGGCTGGAGCCGCACCTGGAGGCGCTGCGGCGGGAGCTGCACGGTCCTGCCGTGCTCTCCGTGCTCGTCGCGCTCATCGTCGTCACCGTCACCTTCCGTGAGTTGCGGGAATCTCCTCCCCCCGCTCCGCGGCCTGCTGGCTGCCAGCGCTCACCGTCCCTTTCTCCTGATCCTGTTCTCTCCCGCAGTGATCTGGCGGTTCGTGCAGGGCAGGCGGAGCAGCCGCAAGgccgtgctgctgctggggctctgcgATGCGGGGAAGACGCTGCTTTTCGCGCGGGTGAGCGTGGAGCGGCGCGGGGGCCTCGTGTACGGAGGTGGAGGAGTTCCCTTTAGTTCggtttttaaacttttaatgAAACGTGAAAGTTTGGGTCTATAGGTGTAAGGAGGGATGGAGACCCATTTTCGTCTACCACGGCACGTCAAAAGAAATTGCGTTTTGGTTTGAATTTGTCATAGTAAAAGGCTTAGGGATACTTGACCTCACCGCagtctgcagctcctcccgagggCAGCTCcagtctctgctctgtgggacCACGGACAGCACCCGAGGGAgtgcctggagctctgccaggggagtttaggttggaaatcagggaaaggttcttccccggagggtgctggggcactgaaCAGGATCCCCAGGGAATGTCACAgtcccagggctgccagagctccaggagggtttggacaacgctctcagGCATGCAgagggtgggattgttggggtgtccgTGCCGGGCCGGGAGTTGGGCTGATGATCCTGTTCCAACCGTGGATATTCTGTTACTGTTTAGTCTGAAAATGAACGGGGCACAGCCATGCTGACCGTGTGTGGtcccagctggaaaactgaAGGATTTGCAGacacacttttttccttcttgttttagCAGAGAATAACtgttaattattattattaatcatTGTTATTATCACAATACAAGTATATAGTTATTTTCCTAATgactaattttttaattaattgggGAAAGTAACCCCAGCACTGGTTTCCTGCAGGAAACTCAGATTAGCTCTCGGATGCCCATTACCCCTGTCAGACCATTTCAGTTTCTGAGCAGATGAAAGGtgatgctggtgctggtgggagGCTGTGGAGCCTCTGGGGCTATTTGTTCTGAAGCTCTGCCTGTTCCCCTAGCTGCTGTCGGGGCGGTACCGCGACACCCAGACCTCCATCACTGACAGCTCTGCCGTCTACAGGGTCAGCCCAGACAAGGTGAGTGCACAGCCTCAGCTCTACCTGCAGCTTTTGCCTCCTCCCTGTGCTAAACCTGTGaggtttttctgctgctcaggcCCCAGTATGGTCTGAGTGCAGCTGAGGATTTTTCCAGGCTGAGAAAGCAGGGAAATACTGGGATGTGTTAGAGCCTGCTGGGCTCCAcaggttctttttttctttgcttgtaaaataatgaaactttTCTGACTGGAAACAATACCTGTGgcttggagcaggagggagattTGGGGGGTTTCACTGTTCTGTTGCATTGGTTTATTTCCTTGGCAATTTTCTCTcaagaaaacctgaaattaaaagctttatCAGGTTTAAGCAGAGGCTCCAGCTGCACTTTATATGGTCTCAGAAagggttttgttattttcatattttcgGCTGCCACAAACctgcttattttcagtttttggcAGTTCTTTCATTCTGGAAATCTCTTTCTTTCACTGGATGCACGTGGCAGGGAGAACAGAATGCTGGCACTTTAATTGCTGGTGAATTGTGAAAGTAGAGAGTGGTTTTGTGGCTTCGCCTTCCCAGTCATTATTAACAGCAGTGTTAATAAGGTTACAAACTTGGTAAAAGGATGTGcatggtttttaatttattttttttccccatttttgtgtttctctaaTTGAGCAGACAGATATTTGGAAAGGGGTGGAGGCTGCAAGCCAGATTGCTGCTTTTTGATCCCTTTTTTAATCATAACCAAGGTTTCCAATAAAACCCAGGAGCAGTGGGCAGGAAGGGGCTCCTGCAGCCTTATCTTGAGAGTGGTGATGTGGCCCTGCTCGGCCCTTTGTTCTCTCCCACGTTCTGGCTTTGGCTGTTCCCTTTCCTGGGAAGGGAATCCTTTGCAGCTTTCAGTTAAAAAAGGCTCTTGCAAAGGCATTTTTGTGTGATTCCCAGCAAGCTTTGGTGTATTTAGGGAGCCTTTTAGGGAGGTGTGTGTGAACAGGTGAGGCTGTAGGTTTATATGCTGTGTCAGGGGCAGGGGGTTTGTGCCTTCAGGATACAAATCCAGGGTCAGACTGGTTTTCCCCAGTCGGTGATCACAGGAACCCCTGGATCAGATGTTGTTGATTCCTTCTTGCCTTTGTTCCAGAGCACAAATGTGACCTTGATCGACCTTCCAGGCCATGAAAGTCTGAGGCTGCAGTTCTTGGAGAGGTTCAAGGCCGCAGCCAGGTAACGTGGAGGGGAtcagcaggggaggaggggcAGGTGGTCCTTTGGAAAGGGATAAACCAAGTGATGATACTGGGGTACTGTGAGCTGGGCTGGTGGTGCCCCAAGCCCAAGagtcagagctctgctgtggggtggTGCTGGTTAATTTTTTGCTTGCCTTCATAGACTATCcttgagtgggaagggacccacaaggatcatggagtccagctcctgaccctgcacagaaCAATCCCAAAATCACATGATGAGTTTCCTACTTACCTGTGCTTGTAGTGCAGCAGGAGGCAAAgccactgcagcagggaggtcTAGGGGGTGTGGGACATCCTGGGGCAGGTAGACAGAGGAagaattcctgctgcagctggccaCGGTTTCAGCATGCTCGTGGTATCAGCCAGCACATGCTATGAACCTGTGCTTGGGCTGAGTGAGACCAGGTGTGGAAATCTCAACCCAGGCTGGAATACTTGTAGGGGAGGGTGAGTGCAGAACTTCATCCCCAGCACCTGTTCTTCCCTCTTGTCCCAGAGCCATCGTGTTTGTGGTGGACAGCGTGGCCTTCCAGCGGGAGGTGAAGGATGTGGCAGAGTTCCTGTACCAGGTGCTGGTGGACAGCACCGTGCTCAGGAACGCGCCTGCGCTGCTCATCGCATGCAACAAGCAAGGTAccctggctgccctggggctgggcctggccagccctgcaggcCAGGGCTTCGTGCCATGGCTGCTGAGCTTGGGAGGTGGGATTTCAGCAAAAGGAAGGCTGGAATTTAGGTTCAAACTTTGACTACTCAGCAGGAGTGTTTGGAGGACCGCTTGGGAGATTTGCACTTTGGGTGGGTGTAAAGTAAGGCAGGTGGCTTTTGTGTGgctttctgtttctgcttgctttgtgcagagctgtgtctccaggcagcaggaaaTAGGATCAGCTGGAGCATAATGAACTATCCCTACACACTCTGCAGCTTCAAAGTTAAAACAAGTTTTTCAGCTGCCAGGGTGCCATATTTTCTCTGGTTTGGAGCAATGGGAAcatgcagctgcaggaaaataatcaatttttaGATCCCTACAAATTCTACAGTGAAAGTCTGTGTCCCTCTGTAGCAGTTGGATGTTTTGGGGCTGTACCAAACCAGATCTGGTTTTTGTAGTTATTTCCTGCAGTAACTCAGGAGCTGCCTGAGGCCTTCACGGCTCTATGTGCGACGGGTGGAAAGCACAGGACAGGAGGGAGTGCTGGTGCATCAAACCCATCATCTGAAATATCTTCCTGCCcagcaagaagaaattaattccctGCATTGTATCAGACTGTTGGGTTGTTCCCATTCATGTCTGTGATCCCAAAGCTCCAGCATCCTTCATCCTATTGCAGGCACGGCTGTCCTTGTCCTGGTAACTCCAGTGACTGCACAGTATGAGCTGGCCTTACTTTAGGGGGAGGAATCAGGTTCTGAACTCTGACAACCAAAGAGCtgatttccttattttctctccagatGTCACAATGGCAAAATCGGCAAAACTCATCCAGCAAC
The Parus major isolate Abel chromosome 9, Parus_major1.1, whole genome shotgun sequence DNA segment above includes these coding regions:
- the SRPRB gene encoding signal recognition particle receptor subunit beta — its product is MAGGLEPHLEALRRELHGPAVLSVLVALIVVTVTFLIWRFVQGRRSSRKAVLLLGLCDAGKTLLFARLLSGRYRDTQTSITDSSAVYRVSPDKSTNVTLIDLPGHESLRLQFLERFKAAARAIVFVVDSVAFQREVKDVAEFLYQVLVDSTVLRNAPALLIACNKQDVTMAKSAKLIQQQLEKELNTLRVTCSAAPTSLDGSATGGPAQLGKKGKDFDFSQLPMKVEFVECSARGSKGEEGEADLEGLEKWLVKVA